Proteins co-encoded in one Gossypium arboreum isolate Shixiya-1 chromosome 11, ASM2569848v2, whole genome shotgun sequence genomic window:
- the LOC108473754 gene encoding UPF0603 protein At1g54780, chloroplastic, whose protein sequence is METILSSHSLHPILNPKASISKNLLLPSQQPRPASLFLSKPITCTLKKPTSQSVKPSLAEPRNWFVHAQQGLAALAISLALNFSPVLYTGNAIASEFDVINEGPPKESYVVDDANVLSRVTKSDLKRLLSDLESRKNFHINFITVRKLTSKADAFEYADQVLERWYPTLEEGSNKGIVVLVTSQKEGAVTGGPAFVQAVGENILDATVTENLPVLATEEKYNEAVYSSAKRLVAAIDGLPDPGGPQVKDNKRESNFKSREETEEKRGQFSLVVGGLLVIAFVVPMAQYYAYVSKK, encoded by the exons ATGGAAACAATTCTTTCTTCTCACTCCCTTCATCCAATCTTGAATCCCAAAGCATCCATTTCCAAGAACCTTTTGTTACCTTCACAGCAACCAAGACCAGCCTCTCTCTTTCTCTCAAAACCCATTACTTGTACCCTCAAGAAACCCACTTCCCAATCAGTAAAACCATCTTTGGCAGAACCcagaaattggtttgttcatgcACAGCAAGGGCTAGCAGCATTAGCTATCTCTTTGGCACTCAATTTTTCTCCAGTTCTATACACTGGCAATGCAATTGCATCGGAATTTGATGTGATAAATGAGGGACCACCAAAGGAATCTTATGTAGTTGATGATGCTAATGTGCTTAGTCGAGTGACAAAATCTGATTTGAAGCGCCTTTTGTCTGATTTGGAGTCAAGGAAGAACTTCCACATCAATTTTATTACTGTTAGAAAGCTCACT AGCAAAGCTGATGCTTTTGAGTATGCTGACCAAGTTCTGGAGCGTTGGTATCCTACACTTGAAGAGGGTAGTAATAAAGGGATTGTTGTACTTGTTACGAGCCAAAAAGAAGGGGCGGTCACTGGTGGACCTGCATTCGTACAAGCTGTCGGAGAAAATATTCTCGATGCTACTGTGACTGAGAACCTTCCTG TTTTGGCTACGGAAGAAAAGTACAATGAAGCGGTTTATAGCAGTGCCAAAAGGTTAGTTGCCGCCATTGATGGACTGCCAGATCCTGGTGGCCCCCAGGTTAAGGACAACAAGCGGGAATCGAATTTTAAATCCAGGGAAGAGACCGAAGAGAAAAGAGGACAATTCAGTCTTGTAGTTGGAGGTTTGTTGGTGATTGCTTTTGTTGTTCCTATGGCACAATATTATGCCTATGTCTCCAAGAAGTAA